In Micromonospora sp. WMMD980, the following are encoded in one genomic region:
- a CDS encoding aldehyde dehydrogenase family protein, translated as MYTVAQLMGGVWGAGGAGGELVVHDPADGTPVTRAPVATADEVAKAVEAAREAAAEWAATAPAERAAALHRAADAVAAAAEELARATTAEMGKPLDDARGGVAAGVGTLRQYAELAPVRGGRTLHGGRDALDFMTPEPRGVVAAITPWNDPVAVSCGLLGAALVTGNVVVHKPSERAPATGWLLARALDSALPAGVLSLLTGGGEVGAALAGQDGLDVVAHVGSTATGRSIAAAGARSGAKVLLENGGSDPLLVDADVDPAWAAEQAATGCFANAGQICVAVERVYVHRDVAADFVDALVARAEALTVGPGADPDTRLGPLVDRRHRDHVHGQVTAAVAQGARVRTGGALPDGPGAFYPATVVEGCRHEMALVREETFGPVAAAVVVDSFDEGLRCAADSPYGLAATVLTGSMSHAQRAWRELPVGTVRVNSVFGGAPGGAAQPRRGSGQGFGYGPELLDEFSTVKAVHLEAPGGGHW; from the coding sequence ATGTACACGGTTGCGCAGCTCATGGGTGGGGTGTGGGGCGCCGGGGGCGCGGGCGGCGAACTGGTCGTGCACGACCCGGCCGACGGGACGCCGGTGACCCGGGCGCCGGTCGCCACCGCCGACGAGGTGGCCAAGGCGGTGGAGGCGGCCCGGGAGGCGGCGGCCGAGTGGGCGGCTACCGCCCCGGCCGAGCGTGCCGCGGCGCTGCACCGGGCGGCGGACGCGGTCGCGGCCGCCGCCGAGGAGTTGGCGCGGGCGACCACCGCGGAGATGGGCAAGCCGCTCGACGACGCCCGGGGCGGCGTGGCGGCGGGCGTGGGCACGCTGCGGCAGTACGCCGAGTTGGCTCCGGTGCGGGGCGGCCGGACGCTGCACGGCGGCCGCGACGCGCTGGACTTCATGACCCCTGAGCCGCGTGGGGTGGTCGCCGCGATCACCCCGTGGAACGACCCGGTGGCGGTCTCCTGCGGTCTGCTCGGTGCGGCCCTGGTGACCGGCAACGTGGTGGTGCACAAGCCGAGCGAACGTGCCCCGGCCACCGGCTGGCTGCTGGCCCGGGCGCTGGACTCGGCGTTGCCGGCCGGCGTGCTGTCGCTGCTGACCGGCGGCGGCGAGGTGGGCGCGGCGCTCGCCGGCCAGGACGGGCTGGACGTGGTCGCGCACGTGGGCTCCACCGCCACCGGTCGGTCGATCGCCGCCGCCGGCGCCCGCAGCGGCGCGAAGGTGCTGCTGGAGAACGGTGGCAGCGACCCGCTGCTGGTGGACGCCGACGTCGACCCGGCCTGGGCGGCCGAACAGGCGGCGACCGGGTGCTTCGCCAACGCCGGGCAGATCTGCGTCGCGGTGGAACGCGTCTACGTGCACCGCGACGTCGCCGCGGACTTCGTGGACGCGCTGGTGGCCCGCGCCGAGGCGCTCACCGTCGGCCCCGGCGCCGACCCGGACACGCGGCTCGGCCCGCTCGTCGACAGGCGGCACCGGGACCACGTGCACGGGCAGGTCACCGCCGCGGTGGCGCAGGGTGCCCGGGTACGGACCGGCGGCGCGCTGCCGGACGGGCCGGGCGCGTTCTACCCGGCCACCGTCGTCGAGGGCTGCCGCCACGAGATGGCGTTGGTCCGCGAGGAGACGTTCGGTCCGGTGGCGGCGGCGGTGGTGGTGGACTCGTTCGACGAGGGCCTGCGCTGCGCCGCAGACTCGCCCTACGGCTTGGCCGCCACCGTGCTGACCGGCTCGATGAGCCACGCCCAGCGGGCCTGGCGGGAGCTGCCGGTCGGCACTGTGAGGGTCAACTCGGTGTTCGGCGGCGCGCCGGGCGGGGCCGCGCAGCCGCGCCGGGGCAGCGGCCAGGGCTTCGGGTACGGCCCCGAGCTGCTCGACGAGTTCAGCACCGTCAAGGCGGTGCACCTGGAGGCGCCGGGCGGCGGCCACTGGTGA
- a CDS encoding ChaB family protein, whose product MPGREVLPSTLKRSPAKAQRTWEKTHDSAVETYGEGERAHRVAFAAVKHEYEKVGDHWEAKGRKGPSDKQAAGGGPARRAPTAGGVDANATKDHLMEVAKKLDVRGRSRMTKPELVKAIEKANNNATRKARGGR is encoded by the coding sequence ATGCCCGGGCGCGAGGTGTTGCCCAGCACGTTGAAGCGTTCCCCGGCCAAGGCTCAGCGGACCTGGGAGAAGACGCACGACTCGGCGGTCGAGACGTACGGTGAGGGCGAGCGCGCGCACCGCGTCGCCTTCGCCGCCGTCAAGCACGAGTACGAGAAGGTGGGCGACCACTGGGAGGCCAAGGGTCGCAAGGGGCCCAGCGACAAGCAGGCCGCCGGCGGCGGACCGGCCCGACGCGCGCCGACCGCGGGCGGGGTCGACGCCAACGCCACCAAGGACCACCTCATGGAGGTGGCGAAGAAGCTGGACGTGCGGGGCCGCTCCCGGATGACCAAGCCGGAGCTGGTCAAGGCGATCGAAAAGGCCAACAACAACGCCACCCGCAAGGCACGCGGCGGTCGCTGA
- a CDS encoding YihY/virulence factor BrkB family protein gives MTATTPPAVGGRTRPGLPRRMRQLNWRTWRGVLARSGQGFVKDNCADWAAALTYYGVLALFPSTIVVVALVGLVSDGPRTVDTVIDLAREIGAGSVVGNDAFVGVVRGVVEQQGPAKALLSFGLLGALWSASGFIGAFTRASNAIYGVEEGRPFYRLRPLQIGMAAVTLLLLAVVATALIVSGPVTDAVGDLLHAGALARTSWSVAKWPVLALVAMTLLSLLFWIAPNVRQPRFRWLTPGGALALVAWVAASFGFGLYVANFASYDVTYGSLGAVIAFLVWLYLSNCALMLGVQVNAELQRGRAMQAGVADPEEPVLPPRSPADS, from the coding sequence ATGACGGCGACGACACCACCCGCGGTCGGTGGCCGGACGCGGCCGGGCCTGCCCCGGCGGATGCGGCAGCTCAACTGGCGCACCTGGCGGGGGGTGCTGGCGCGCAGCGGTCAGGGCTTCGTGAAGGACAACTGCGCCGACTGGGCCGCCGCGCTCACGTACTACGGGGTGCTGGCGCTCTTCCCGTCCACCATCGTGGTGGTGGCCCTGGTCGGCCTGGTCTCCGACGGCCCGCGCACGGTGGACACGGTGATCGACCTGGCCCGGGAGATCGGCGCCGGCTCGGTGGTCGGCAACGACGCGTTCGTCGGCGTGGTGCGCGGCGTGGTCGAGCAGCAGGGGCCGGCCAAGGCGCTGTTGAGCTTCGGCCTGCTCGGCGCGCTCTGGTCGGCCTCCGGGTTCATCGGCGCGTTCACCCGGGCCTCCAACGCGATCTACGGGGTCGAGGAGGGACGGCCGTTCTACCGCCTGCGCCCGCTGCAGATCGGCATGGCCGCGGTGACCCTGCTGCTGCTCGCGGTGGTCGCCACCGCGCTGATCGTCAGCGGCCCGGTCACCGACGCGGTGGGCGACCTGCTGCACGCCGGCGCCCTGGCCCGGACCAGCTGGTCGGTGGCGAAGTGGCCGGTGCTGGCGCTGGTCGCGATGACGCTGCTGTCGCTGCTGTTCTGGATCGCGCCGAACGTGCGGCAGCCGCGCTTCCGCTGGCTCACCCCCGGCGGCGCGCTGGCGCTGGTGGCCTGGGTGGCGGCGTCCTTCGGTTTCGGTCTCTACGTGGCCAACTTCGCCTCGTACGACGTCACCTACGGCAGCCTCGGCGCGGTCATCGCGTTCCTGGTCTGGCTCTACCTGTCCAACTGCGCGCTGATGCTCGGCGTGCAGGTCAACGCCGAACTGCAGCGGGGTCGGGCGATGCAGGCCGGCGTGGCGGACCCGGAGGAGCCGGTGCTGCCGCCGCGCTCCCCGGCGGACTCCTGA
- a CDS encoding DUF2795 domain-containing protein gives MERGSSKHSPRVDDQMSSEVSGLVQGPGAGGSRVDEFRQPEPAGEDQPEATTAPAGDLRTGSPQGMSSEDVEARSRLGRFITMTALPGDRDALVANARENEAPADIVAALEGLPDDARYQTVSEVWAALGHRNETTRW, from the coding sequence ATGGAACGTGGCAGCAGCAAGCACTCGCCCAGGGTCGACGACCAGATGAGCAGCGAGGTCAGCGGCCTGGTCCAGGGCCCGGGCGCCGGTGGCTCCCGGGTCGACGAGTTCCGCCAGCCGGAGCCGGCCGGCGAGGACCAGCCCGAGGCCACCACGGCTCCGGCCGGCGACCTGCGTACCGGTTCGCCGCAGGGGATGAGCTCGGAGGACGTGGAGGCGCGCAGCCGCCTCGGCCGGTTCATCACGATGACCGCACTGCCCGGTGACCGGGACGCGCTGGTGGCGAACGCGCGGGAGAACGAGGCGCCCGCGGACATCGTCGCCGCCCTGGAGGGCCTGCCCGACGACGCCCGGTACCAGACGGTTTCCGAGGTGTGGGCCGCGCTCGGGCACAGGAATGAGACGACGCGCTGGTGA
- a CDS encoding SRPBCC family protein gives MSGVMEHVDVDVPIRTAYDQWTQFEEFPHFMEGVQEVRQLSDRMTHWTVEIAGVKREFDAEITEQLPDERVAWRSTGGTQQAGVVTFHRLDEGHTRVTLQMEFEPHGVVEQAGDKLGVVDRRAKGDLERFKQFIERRGQETGAWRGSVDRPTP, from the coding sequence ATGAGCGGCGTGATGGAACACGTGGACGTGGACGTCCCGATCCGTACCGCGTACGACCAGTGGACCCAGTTCGAGGAGTTCCCGCACTTCATGGAGGGCGTGCAGGAGGTCCGACAGCTCTCCGACCGGATGACGCACTGGACCGTCGAGATCGCGGGCGTGAAGCGCGAGTTCGACGCGGAGATCACCGAGCAGTTGCCGGACGAGCGGGTCGCCTGGCGGTCCACCGGCGGCACCCAGCAGGCCGGCGTGGTGACGTTCCACCGTCTCGACGAGGGGCACACCCGGGTCACCCTGCAGATGGAGTTCGAGCCGCACGGCGTGGTCGAGCAGGCCGGCGACAAGCTCGGTGTGGTCGACCGCCGGGCCAAGGGCGACCTGGAGCGGTTCAAGCAGTTCATCGAGCGGCGCGGTCAGGAGACCGGCGCCTGGCGCGGTTCCGTCGACCGGCCGACCCCCTGA
- a CDS encoding DUF6401 family natural product biosynthesis protein, with translation MRVPNNRVATPSATVVTRSTLTTLTTAVGTAGLAAAAANPGLLAAVDQHAAGIRDSLHGDRRPLTVAALAGYAEGLRDAASEHGWTPPAGPVDWAAADWLLTRLLAVCLLARALDPRHLA, from the coding sequence ATGCGCGTGCCGAACAACCGGGTCGCGACCCCGTCCGCAACGGTGGTCACGCGGTCGACCCTCACCACGCTCACCACCGCCGTCGGCACCGCCGGCCTCGCCGCCGCCGCGGCGAACCCCGGGCTGCTCGCCGCGGTCGACCAGCACGCCGCCGGGATCCGCGACAGCCTGCACGGCGACCGCCGGCCGCTGACCGTGGCGGCCCTCGCGGGTTACGCCGAGGGCCTGCGCGACGCCGCGTCGGAGCACGGCTGGACGCCCCCCGCCGGCCCGGTCGACTGGGCGGCGGCGGACTGGCTGCTCACCCGGCTGCTCGCGGTGTGTCTGCTGGCCCGCGCGCTCGACCCGCGCCACCTGGCCTGA
- a CDS encoding SpoIIE family protein phosphatase yields MPGTVGRIPTPSAPIPGATTHPWAGTPLGSPQGWDPAVRAVADVVLSSPVPMALLLGDDLVLLYNDGYAELIGDRHPDALGRPAAEVFAEVWREAGAGDALERVYRRGEPFLEREAVLPADRQAEPAVFTRGHSPVRDSTGGIVGVLTVSAQTTQLTRQLQSLSDFAAALSGTLTLDDVARVALRYCLHSFDADRVSFAVDEGSAWRLVRRIRGELLDEADERLPPLWRRMPADSPLPAAVAARSGVASFTVDGQPLRDVAADRHDEKIRSLAALPLRSTVVRGALTVGYQAPRPWSPAERALLAASAELVGQAAERARRFETQHGTAQLLQRSMLPEQLPDLPRLRIAARYDPGVDGNAAGGDFYDAFLLPTGALGVVLGDVAGHDVQAAARMGQVRAALRALALSDPRPDAVLAGLDRLVASLGTEGGTHELFVTVVFGVVDVDRARITLASAGHPAPLIRRGRSGDGPAAAFVDVPPGPPLGLGGRQRTVTVPFRPGDTLLLYSDGVVERRWQDLTAGLAGLGAAVSAANGSDPRALCAVATAAVPGATEDDVAVLAVEHAVRPSRSAGMEVPAEPTAPSRVRHWMTAQLTEWQVPEAVVGAAVLCTSELTTNALLHAGTAARVEVDLSAERLLVSVADSGTRGQVTRAQTDTLSSRGRGLGLIEELSDAWGTDPTVRGSTVWFEILIPAG; encoded by the coding sequence ATGCCAGGCACCGTCGGTCGGATTCCCACGCCGTCCGCCCCCATCCCGGGAGCGACCACCCACCCGTGGGCCGGTACGCCGCTGGGTTCCCCACAGGGCTGGGACCCGGCGGTACGCGCCGTGGCGGACGTGGTGCTGTCCTCCCCCGTACCGATGGCCCTGCTCCTCGGCGACGACCTGGTCCTGCTCTACAACGACGGCTACGCCGAGTTGATCGGCGACCGGCACCCGGACGCGCTGGGCCGCCCGGCGGCGGAGGTGTTCGCCGAGGTGTGGCGGGAGGCCGGCGCGGGCGACGCGCTGGAACGGGTGTACCGGCGGGGTGAGCCCTTCCTGGAGCGGGAGGCGGTGTTGCCGGCCGACCGGCAGGCCGAGCCGGCGGTGTTCACCCGGGGCCACTCCCCGGTCCGCGACTCCACCGGCGGCATCGTCGGCGTGCTCACCGTCTCGGCGCAGACCACCCAGCTGACCCGGCAGTTGCAGAGCCTGAGCGACTTCGCCGCGGCGCTCTCCGGCACCCTCACGCTCGACGACGTCGCCCGGGTGGCGTTGCGCTACTGCCTGCACTCGTTCGACGCCGACCGGGTCTCCTTCGCGGTGGACGAGGGTTCCGCCTGGCGGCTGGTCCGCCGGATCCGGGGCGAGCTGCTCGACGAGGCCGACGAGCGGCTGCCCCCGCTGTGGCGTCGGATGCCCGCCGACTCGCCGCTGCCCGCCGCGGTGGCCGCCCGCAGCGGCGTGGCCTCGTTCACCGTCGACGGGCAGCCGCTGCGCGACGTCGCGGCGGACCGGCACGACGAGAAGATCAGGTCGCTGGCCGCGCTGCCGCTGCGCTCGACGGTGGTCCGTGGCGCGCTCACCGTGGGCTACCAGGCGCCGCGGCCCTGGTCACCGGCGGAACGGGCGTTGCTGGCCGCGTCCGCCGAGCTGGTCGGGCAGGCCGCCGAGCGGGCCCGCCGCTTCGAGACCCAGCACGGCACCGCCCAACTGCTGCAACGCAGCATGCTGCCGGAGCAACTGCCGGATCTGCCCCGGCTGCGCATCGCCGCCCGCTACGACCCGGGTGTCGACGGCAACGCCGCCGGCGGCGACTTCTACGACGCGTTCCTGCTGCCCACCGGCGCGCTCGGGGTGGTGCTCGGCGACGTGGCCGGCCACGACGTGCAGGCCGCGGCGCGGATGGGCCAGGTCCGTGCCGCGCTGCGCGCGCTGGCGTTGTCCGACCCTCGGCCGGACGCGGTGCTCGCCGGCCTGGACCGGCTGGTGGCCAGCCTCGGCACCGAGGGCGGCACCCACGAGCTGTTCGTCACCGTGGTGTTCGGTGTGGTCGACGTCGACCGGGCGCGGATCACGCTAGCCAGCGCCGGCCATCCGGCGCCGCTGATCCGGCGCGGCCGGTCCGGTGACGGCCCGGCCGCGGCGTTCGTCGACGTGCCGCCCGGCCCGCCGCTGGGCCTCGGCGGCCGGCAGCGCACCGTGACCGTGCCGTTCCGTCCCGGCGACACGCTACTGCTCTACAGCGACGGCGTGGTGGAGCGTCGCTGGCAGGACCTGACCGCCGGGCTGGCCGGGCTGGGCGCGGCGGTGAGCGCCGCGAACGGCAGCGACCCCCGGGCGCTGTGCGCGGTGGCGACCGCCGCCGTGCCGGGCGCCACCGAGGACGACGTGGCGGTGCTGGCGGTGGAGCACGCGGTGCGGCCCAGCCGGTCGGCCGGCATGGAGGTGCCGGCCGAGCCGACCGCGCCGAGCCGGGTCCGGCACTGGATGACGGCCCAGCTCACCGAGTGGCAGGTGCCCGAGGCGGTGGTCGGCGCCGCGGTGCTCTGCACCAGCGAACTGACCACCAACGCCCTGCTGCACGCCGGCACCGCGGCCCGGGTGGAGGTGGACCTGAGCGCGGAGCGGCTGCTCGTCTCGGTCGCCGACTCGGGCACCCGGGGGCAGGTCACCCGCGCCCAGACCGACACGCTGAGCAGTCGGGGCCGGGGGTTGGGCCTGATCGAGGAGCTCAGCGACGCCTGGGGCACCGATCCGACGGTACGCGGCTCGACGGTCTGGTTCGAGATCCTCATTCCCGCCGGGTGA
- a CDS encoding HAD family hydrolase — translation MADDTRHGVLFDADGTLVDSTYLHTVAWWEALRQGDHRVPMARIHRSIGMGSDKLLDHLLGAERDTDADGRLRDAHDTLYAEYWERLAPLPRARELLRACAERGLRVVLATSAAEHEVAALRAVLDADDVIDTVTSSADAQESKPAPDILAAALEQSGLAAGRVVFVGDSVWDVAAAGKLDIPCIGLTCGGTGRAELAGAGAVAVYEDPAELLDALPRSAIGSLG, via the coding sequence ATGGCCGACGACACGCGACACGGCGTCCTCTTCGACGCGGACGGCACCCTTGTCGACTCCACCTACCTGCACACGGTCGCCTGGTGGGAGGCGCTGCGCCAGGGCGACCACCGGGTGCCGATGGCGCGGATCCACAGGTCCATCGGCATGGGGTCGGACAAGCTCCTGGACCACCTGCTCGGCGCCGAGCGGGACACCGACGCCGACGGGCGCCTGCGGGACGCCCACGACACGCTCTACGCCGAGTACTGGGAGCGCCTCGCCCCGCTGCCCCGGGCGCGGGAACTGCTGCGCGCCTGCGCGGAGCGCGGCCTGCGGGTGGTGCTGGCCACCTCGGCGGCCGAGCACGAGGTGGCCGCGCTGCGGGCCGTGCTGGACGCCGACGACGTGATCGACACGGTCACCTCCTCCGCCGACGCGCAGGAGAGCAAGCCCGCGCCGGACATCCTGGCCGCCGCGCTGGAGCAGTCCGGGCTGGCCGCCGGGCGGGTGGTCTTCGTCGGCGACTCGGTCTGGGACGTGGCCGCCGCCGGCAAGCTGGACATCCCCTGCATCGGGCTGACCTGCGGCGGCACCGGCCGGGCGGAACTGGCGGGCGCGGGCGCGGTGGCGGTGTACGAGGACCCGGCCGAACTGCTCGACGCCCTGCCGCGCAGCGCGATCGGATCCCTCGGCTGA
- a CDS encoding cation:proton antiporter, translated as MEPVDVAFALLGVGALLAGILPRVLEKRPLSMPIAFLGLGMLVFALPTGLPTPDPLRSPELTTHLTEVGVIVALMGAGLKIDRPLSWARWSSTWRLLAIAMPLCIAAVALLGWWWAGLVPAAALLLGAALAPTDPVLASDVQVGEPTDAEDSEDEVRFALTSEAGLNDGLAFPFVYAAIAIASTSLAPSDWLGEWLAVDVVWKLAAGVGGGLLVGWLLGKLFFRAPSTLRLARHSEGFLALAATFLAYGLVEVIGGYGFLAVFVAARAIRAAERTHEFHSVLHDFAEQVERLLTVLLLLLFGGAVISGLLAPLTWAAALVGLALVLVIRPLAGWLSLRGAPGRPAEHWVISLFGIRGVGSFYYLAYATSETEFPQAELLWATVGLVVVVSVVAHGIAATPIMQLLDRAGERTRDSAETGRAEQPVPAGTA; from the coding sequence GTGGAACCGGTCGATGTCGCGTTCGCTCTGCTGGGCGTCGGTGCGCTGCTGGCGGGGATCCTGCCCCGGGTGCTGGAGAAGCGGCCGCTGTCCATGCCGATCGCGTTCCTCGGTCTCGGCATGCTCGTGTTCGCGCTGCCGACCGGGCTGCCCACCCCGGACCCGCTGCGGTCCCCGGAGCTGACCACCCACCTCACCGAGGTCGGGGTGATCGTCGCGCTGATGGGCGCCGGCCTGAAGATCGACAGGCCGTTGAGCTGGGCCCGCTGGTCGTCCACCTGGCGGCTGCTGGCCATCGCCATGCCGCTGTGCATCGCCGCGGTGGCGCTGCTCGGCTGGTGGTGGGCCGGGCTGGTGCCGGCGGCGGCGCTGCTGCTGGGCGCCGCGCTCGCCCCGACCGACCCGGTGCTCGCGTCCGACGTGCAGGTGGGCGAGCCGACCGACGCGGAGGACTCGGAGGACGAGGTCCGCTTCGCCCTCACCTCGGAGGCCGGCCTGAACGACGGGCTGGCCTTCCCGTTCGTCTACGCCGCCATCGCGATCGCCAGCACCAGCCTCGCCCCGTCCGACTGGCTGGGCGAGTGGCTGGCCGTCGACGTGGTCTGGAAGCTCGCCGCCGGGGTGGGCGGCGGCCTGCTCGTCGGCTGGCTGCTGGGCAAGCTGTTCTTCCGGGCGCCGAGCACGCTGCGGCTGGCCAGGCACTCCGAGGGCTTCCTCGCGCTGGCCGCGACGTTCCTCGCGTACGGGCTGGTCGAGGTGATCGGCGGCTACGGCTTCCTGGCCGTCTTCGTGGCCGCCCGGGCGATCCGGGCCGCCGAGCGCACCCACGAGTTCCACTCCGTGCTGCACGACTTCGCCGAGCAGGTGGAACGGCTGCTCACCGTGCTGTTGCTGCTGCTGTTCGGCGGCGCGGTGATCAGCGGCCTGCTCGCGCCGCTGACCTGGGCCGCGGCGCTCGTCGGTCTGGCGCTGGTGCTGGTGATCCGGCCGTTGGCCGGGTGGCTGTCGCTGCGCGGCGCACCGGGCCGCCCGGCCGAGCACTGGGTCATCTCGCTGTTCGGCATCCGCGGCGTCGGTTCGTTCTACTACCTGGCCTACGCCACCAGCGAGACCGAGTTCCCGCAGGCGGAGCTGCTCTGGGCCACGGTCGGCCTGGTGGTGGTGGTGTCGGTGGTGGCGCACGGGATCGCGGCGACCCCGATCATGCAGTTGCTGGACCGGGCCGGCGAGCGCACCCGGGACAGCGCCGAGACGGGTCGGGCCGAGCAGCCCGTACCGGCCGGCACCGCATGA